The following DNA comes from Papaver somniferum cultivar HN1 chromosome 4, ASM357369v1, whole genome shotgun sequence.
GGCTTTCTATCATGTTATTTGAGTTAAAACAGCAGTACAGTACAATCTCAATTTCCAACTTGGTGGTCCAGAGTTTTCCATTACTGTTGTAAATAACATCAATTAAGGAAGTGTAGTTCCAGTTCTTAGTCACATTGTaaggtcatatatatatatatatatatatcagtgtTGTGGGTACTAGGCTCATTTTACTTTTTGTCTATGTATAATATCTCATGTCTAGTCTTTTGAATGGCTTTCTATCATGTTATTTGGCTTTCTTGGTCTTACATATAGTCTTTTGAACTAGGAGCTTGTTAAGAGGTTTGTAGCAGTGTTAGGAGGAAATCAGGGATCAATTTAACAACTGCTTGTAGTGTTTGTTTAGATTGAAATTGGTATTGTTATTGGTGATATTCATAGTATCAGCGAAGTGGAATAACTTGTGATTCAAAAGACTAAACACATGCCTTCTGCATATATTTTACTGAAAGCCTTTTGAGTTGTTAAAGCCATTCTGAACTGGACCTGATTCATCCTTGAACCGGGCATTTGGCCTTCAAAGACAAACAGTAGATGGCTCACAATACTAGTTGGTCTTGTCTAGTGGTTTGAAATTTAGTAGGTTGACCTGTTGTCTGTTGTTGATGCATGTTAGTGTTATGGGTACTTGACTCATTTTACTTTTTGTGTATGCTATCTCATGTTTAGTCTCTGAACTTGTTCTTGGCCATGTGAACATGTTACATGGCTTTCTATCATGTTATGTCCTCTCACATGCATAGAAGTTAATAAGTTTGTACCCTGACAAGTTAAAACAGCAGCACAATCTCAATTTCAAGCCAGGCACAATCTCAATTTCAAGCCAGTAGTACCTTGGTGGACCAGAGTTTTCCATTACCTTTCTATCATGTTATGTCCTCTCCAGAATGTAGTTCCAGTTCTTAGTCACATTGTAAggtcctatatatatatatatatatatggtggtCAACTACTGAAAACATCAGTGTTGTGGGTACTTGGCTCATTTTACTTTTTGTCTATGCATAACATCTCGTGTTTAGTCTTTTGAATTTGTTCTTGGTAGTGTTCACATTTTACATGGCTTTCTATCATCTTATTTGGCTTTCTTAGTCTTACACATATAGTGGTTATTTGCTGTTTGGGATTCACAATATATGGCTGTTTTGTTTGTGAAAGGTGCTTTGTGCTCAATTGACTGGTGGCTGGGATGGTGTGAAAGGTGGCTGGGCTACAGCTCGTAACTGGATTCGCCCTCGTTTAGTCAAGGTTAGTATCTCAACTTGTTTTGCTGATGCTTCATCTGTAGTATATATATCTTAGTAGTCACTTGCTCCAAATATCATGGGTTCTGTACAGGCTTGGACTGCGCTTAAGGAGTTTGTACGTGAAGTGGTTTGGCATACATCAGTAGTCACTTGCTCCAAATACCTGGTTAAACTGTGTAGCAGTCTTCGAAATGATCAGGCGTTCTTTCTGGTACTGAAGAGACATATCCTAATCGTACAAAATATGGTCCTTAATGTTTATCCATCAGTATTTTAGCTGTTTCTTATCCATACTGTTGTTTTTATATTTCCTTCAAACAAACAGTTGTTCGTTCTTGGTTCAACTGTTTGAGTTTTTGTAGAGAGAGACCTATGGGTTCTGACTGGTGACTTtgtttaaatataatatggatGGTTTACGGTATCTGAATTTTTATTGTTTGTCAATATTTAGGTTCATTTTTTGTATGGTGTCATATTATTGCAGTCGTTGTCCCATGATAAATTTGCAACCCTGATACCATATCAATCTCCTGATAACGAAGAACTAGCAGTACCCGTTTTGTAGTAGTGA
Coding sequences within:
- the LOC113275509 gene encoding uncharacterized protein LOC113275509 isoform X2 — protein: MTLDDNIDGDYQLRNGYGPQRQKKFSLRRSAVVVVGKKLVDAVDEDSLLLPLSRIPNTNPQVLPVTNPQAVSVLTRRQVLCAQLTGGWDGVKGGWATARNWIRPRLVKAWTALKEFVREVVWHTSVVTCSKYLVKLCSSLRNDQAFFLVLKRHILIVQNMVLNVYPSVF
- the LOC113275509 gene encoding uncharacterized protein LOC113275509 isoform X1 — translated: MTYVNSVSKLIIFSTIPSFFLFYFLFVYLVFTQSVIVTFFRRRSAVVVVGKKLVDAVDEDSLLLPLSRIPNTNPQVLPVTNPQAVSVLTRRQVLCAQLTGGWDGVKGGWATARNWIRPRLVKAWTALKEFVREVVWHTSVVTCSKYLVKLCSSLRNDQAFFLVLKRHILIVQNMVLNVYPSVF